The genomic segment AACGCGGCACGTTCTCGGCGTTGGCGCATCCGGCTTTCATCGATCATCTGCTGTCGATCGGCGTGACGACGGTCGAGCTGCTGCCCGTCCACGCGTTCCTGCAGCAGCGCGAACTCGTGAAACGCGGGCTGCGCAACTACTGGGGCTATGACACGGCCGCGTTCTTCGCGCCGGAACCCGCGTATCTCGCGACGCGGCGGCTCGACGAGATGCGCATCGCGATCCGCCAGCTGCATGCGGCCGGCATCGAGGTCGTGCTCGACGTCGTCTACAACCATACTTGCGAAGGCAACGAGCTCGGCCCGACGCTGTCGTGGCGCGGCCTCGACAACGCGAGCTACTACCGGCTCCTGCCGGGCGACCATCGTTTCCACGTCGACGAGACGGGCTGCGGCAACACGCTGAACCTGTCGCACCCGCGCGTCGTGCAGATGGTGATGGATTCGCTGCGCTACTGGGCCACCGCGTTCAACGTCGACGGCTTCCGCTTCGATCTCGGCGTGACGCTCGGCCGCGAGGATCACGGCTTCGATCCCGGCGCGGGATTTTTCGATGCGCTGCGGCAGGACCCGGTGCTCGCGCAGCGCAAGCTGATCACCGAGCCGTGGGATCTCGGCCCCGGCGGCTACCAGCTCGGCCGCCACCCGCCGGGCTTCGCCGAATGGAACGACCGCTTTCGCGACACCGTGCGGCGCTTCTGGCGCGGCGACGCGGGCCAGCGGCCGGAACTCGCCGCGCGGCTCGCGGGGTCGGCCGACCTGTTCAACCACCAGCGGCGCCATACGTGGGCGTCGGTCAATTTCGTCACCGCGCACGACGGTTTCACGCTCGCCGATCTCGTGTCGTATGCGGACAAGCACAACGACGCGAACGGCGAGGACAACCGCGACGGCCGCGACGACAACTGCAGCGCGAACTGGGGCGTCGAAGGGCCGAGCGCCGACGCGGCGATCCGCGACGTGCGCGCGCGCGTCGCGCGCTCGATGCTCGCGACGCTGTTCACCGCGCTCGGCACGCCGATGCTCGTCGCCGGCGACGAGTTCGGCCGCACCCAGCACGGCAACAACAACGCGTACTGCCAGGACAACGAGCTGTCCTGGCTCGACTGGGACCTGGCACGCAGCGACGAAGCCGTGAAGCTGATGCGCTTCGTATCGCGGCTCGCCGCGCTGCGGCGCATGTACCCGCTGATGTCGGCGCCGCGCTATCCGTCGGGCGATCACGACGGCGCGCCCGGCATGGCCGAGATCGACTGGTTCGACGAACGCGGCGACGCGCTGACCGTGCCCGCGTGGCACGACCGCGAACGCCGCGCGCTGACGATGCGGCGCGTCGGCGCGGGCCGCACCGGGCGCACCGAATCGCTGCTCGTGATGCTGAACGCGTCGTCCGAGACGATCACGTTCGCGCCGCCCGCGCCCGTGCTCAACTATCGCGTGCTGGTCGACACCGCCGCGCCGGACGCCGGCCCGCGCGCATGGCCGGCCGACGGCCTCGACGTCGCCGCGCATGCGGCCGCGGTCGCCGTCGCGGCCGTGCCGCCCGACCCGCCTTCGTGAGGACCGCCATGACGTCACGTTCCGCTCATCCGCCCGGCACGCATGCGTTCGCGTCGTCGTTCGGCGCGACCTGCATCGATGCGGGCCATACGCGCTTCCGGCTGTGGGCGCCCGCGAGCCGCACCGCGGCCGTCGAGCTGCACGACCCGAGCGACCGCACGATCGCAATGACGCCGGCCGGCGACGGCTGGTTCGAAGCGCTCG from the Burkholderia pyrrocinia genome contains:
- the glgX gene encoding glycogen debranching protein GlgX; the encoded protein is MPSALPARLESGRRYPLGATWDGLGTNFAVFSAHAQRIQLCVFDPTGRRELARLDLPECTDEVWHGYLPNAHPGTVYGFRADGPYQPQHGHRFNPTKLLLDPYARKLVGHFRWSDALFGYRVHSNRADLSMDRRDSAPAMPKCVVVDEAFDWSTDRRPRVPWRSTVIYEAHVRGVSMRRAGLRAPERGTFSALAHPAFIDHLLSIGVTTVELLPVHAFLQQRELVKRGLRNYWGYDTAAFFAPEPAYLATRRLDEMRIAIRQLHAAGIEVVLDVVYNHTCEGNELGPTLSWRGLDNASYYRLLPGDHRFHVDETGCGNTLNLSHPRVVQMVMDSLRYWATAFNVDGFRFDLGVTLGREDHGFDPGAGFFDALRQDPVLAQRKLITEPWDLGPGGYQLGRHPPGFAEWNDRFRDTVRRFWRGDAGQRPELAARLAGSADLFNHQRRHTWASVNFVTAHDGFTLADLVSYADKHNDANGEDNRDGRDDNCSANWGVEGPSADAAIRDVRARVARSMLATLFTALGTPMLVAGDEFGRTQHGNNNAYCQDNELSWLDWDLARSDEAVKLMRFVSRLAALRRMYPLMSAPRYPSGDHDGAPGMAEIDWFDERGDALTVPAWHDRERRALTMRRVGAGRTGRTESLLVMLNASSETITFAPPAPVLNYRVLVDTAAPDAGPRAWPADGLDVAAHAAAVAVAAVPPDPPS